The Suncus etruscus isolate mSunEtr1 chromosome 14, mSunEtr1.pri.cur, whole genome shotgun sequence genome contains a region encoding:
- the LOC126027125 gene encoding 60S ribosomal protein L39-like, which translates to MFSHKTFRIKRFLAKKQKQNRPIPQWIRMKTGNKIRYNSKRRHWRRTKLGL; encoded by the coding sequence ATGTTTTCCCACAAGACGTTTAGGATCAAGCGGTTCCTAGCCAAGAAACAAAAGCAGAACCGGCCCATTCCTCAATGGATTCGGATGAAAACTGGTAATAAGATCAGGTACAATTCCAAGAGGCGGCACTGGAGAAGAACGAAGCTGGGTCTGTAA